A stretch of DNA from Synechococcus sp. MU1617:
ACGCGCGGCTGCTTCAGCACATCCACGTAGGGAAAGCCCAGCTGCAGCGTGGGCCGACTCGGCCGGAGCATTTGGATGGCGCTGAGGGCTGCATGCAGGCCGGCCATTCCCGCTGGATGCAGGCTGATCTGCCGGGGGTCGACGCCATGGATGCCGGCCAGGCGCTTTCGAATCACCTCGCGGGCCGCATCGCCGGATGTGCTGCTGGGGGCCGTCTCTTTCCCTAAGGCGATGGCGGCCTGGCGGGAGGAGAGGCCCAGGCCGGTGTGCTGCCAGAACGCTTTGGCATGGGGGCTCGCCGCTGCATCACTGCGCAGGCAGGTCACCCCAGCAACGGCGATCAGCTCCGAGCGGCTCTCCGGTGCTTTGCGTTGGCAGTGGGCCAGGGCCGCTTGGGCTGCCGCTTCGGTGGGATAGGGCCAGACCGTGGTGCCTGCAAGCTCCGATGTCTGAACCAATTGTCGGATCAGCGGATGCAGGCCGAAGCGTGGATAGATCGTCTGCAGGGCATCGCGGCAGGCCGGATCCTTCTCCTCGTAGGCGACCACATCGCGCCAGCGCGGCAGCGCCACAGACACTGCATGGGGGGAGTCGGGCAGGGGATGGCCGAGATCAGAGCCCTGCCAGGCCGGATCGCTGAGCAGATTGCGGGGACTCACGCCAGCAGCTCCAGGGCCTGGTCCAGATCGGCCTGCAGATCGGCGAGGTCTTCGCAGCCCACCGAGAAGCGCACCAGGCCGTCGTCAATGCCCAGCTTGGCCTTCACCTCTGCTGACACCGCTGCATGGGTCATGGTGGCGGGGTGGCAGATCAGGCTTTCGATGCCACCCAGGCTTTCGGCCATGGTGAACCAGCGCAGTTGCTTGCAGAGGGCATAGGTCTGCTCCTGGCTGGCGTTGAAGCTCACCGTCAAGATGGCGCCACCGGCGCGCATCTGTCGGATCGCCACCTGATGCTGGGGGTGATCGCTGCGGTGGGGGTAACGCACCCAGTTCACCTTGGCGTGCCCCGCCAGTTGATCGGCCAGGGCCGCGGCATTGGCCATCTGCTGCTTGAGCCGCAGCGGCAGGGTCTTGATGCCCCGCGTGATCAGCCAGCAATCAAAGGGGGAGGGCTGCAGGCCCAGGGCCTTCTGGGAGAACACCATCTTCTGGTGCCACTCGGGATCGTTGGTGCAAACGGCTCCTCCGAGGGCATCGGAGTGGCCGTTGATGTACTTGGTGGTGCTGGTGAGTGAGAGGGTGGCGCCCAGCTCCAGGGGGCGCTGCACCAGGGCGGTGGCAAAGGTGTTGTCCACCACCACGGGGATGCTCAAGGGTTGGGTGACGGCACAGACTGCCTCCAGGTCGATCACCTTGAGCAGAGGGTTGGTGGGGCTCTCCAACCACACCATCGCCGGCTTCTGGGCTTGGATCTGCTCCAGTGCTGCTGGCTGGGTGAAATCAACCCAGGCGGTTTTCAGCCCGAACTTGGCGAACACCTGCTCGAACAGCCGCACGGTGCAGCCGTAGAGGTTCTCCTCGCAGAGCACCAGATCACCCTGTTTCAGCTGGGAGACCACAGCGGTGATGGCACTGACGCCGGAGGCGAAGACGGTGGCGTGGGCACAGCCTTCAACAGACGCGAGCACCCCATCAAGGATGCGGAAGTTGGGGTTGCCGGAACGGGTGTAGTCGAACCCGCCGGCGTTGCCATGGGCAAAGGTGCTGGTGGGGAAGATCGGCGGCATCACCGTGCCGGTGTCTCCCGCAAAGCTGTCGCCGTGGTGGATCACGCGGGTGTTCAGGCCTGTGTTCACGAACGATCCATCGATTCAGACAGGCTAAGAAATCGCCTTTTCCAACCCAATAAAAAACCCCCGCCGTATGGCGGGGGTTGATGACGACGATCGTTTGGGTTGGACCGGTGGATCAGTCGAGGTCGGGCATGCCGAGCACAGGCTCAGCCTTGCGGTCGATGCCTTTCTCGAAGCCAGCAGCAGCAGCGCGAGCGCGGCCGGCGTGCCAGAGGTGACCAACCAGGAAGAAGAAGGCGAGCACGAACTGCGTTGCACCCAGCCACTGGCGGAGGTTCACGTAGTTCACCGAGTTGGGCTCGGTGATGATGCCGCCCACGGAGTTGATCGAGGCGTTGGGAGCGTGGGTCATGTACTCAGCCGCACGGCGCACTTGCCAGGGCTGAATGTCGTTCTGCAGCTTGTCGAGGCTGAGACCGTTGGGGCCACGCAGGGGCTCCAGCCAGGGACCACGGAAGTCCCAGAAGCGCATGGTTTCACCGCCGAAGATGATTTCACCGGTGGGTGAGCGCATCAGGTACTTACCCAGGCCGGTGGGGCCCATGGCGGAACCGATGTTGGCGCCGAGGCGCTGGTCACGCACCAGGAAGGTGAAGCTCTGAGCCTGGGATGCCTCAGCGTTGGTGGGGCCCCAGAACTCGGAGGGATAAGCGGTGTTGTTGAACCAGATGTAGGCCGAAGCGATGAAGCTCATGAAGCTCAGAGCGCCAAGGCTGTAGCTCAGGTAGGCCTCACCGTTCCAGATGAAGGCGCGACGCACCCAGCCGAAAGGCTTGGTGATGGCGTGCCAGATGCCACCGAAGATCAGGGTCAGACCCAGCCAAATGTGGCCACCGATGATGTCCTCCATGGAGTTCACACCGATGATCCAGCCCTCGCCGCCAAAGGGAGCGCGGAACAGGTAGCCGAAGATCACGCCCGGATCGAGGGTCGGGTTGGTGATCATGCGGACGTCACCGCCGCCGGGGGCCCAGGTGTCGTAGACGCCGCCGAAGAACATGGCCTT
This window harbors:
- a CDS encoding PLP-dependent aspartate aminotransferase family protein, encoding MNTGLNTRVIHHGDSFAGDTGTVMPPIFPTSTFAHGNAGGFDYTRSGNPNFRILDGVLASVEGCAHATVFASGVSAITAVVSQLKQGDLVLCEENLYGCTVRLFEQVFAKFGLKTAWVDFTQPAALEQIQAQKPAMVWLESPTNPLLKVIDLEAVCAVTQPLSIPVVVDNTFATALVQRPLELGATLSLTSTTKYINGHSDALGGAVCTNDPEWHQKMVFSQKALGLQPSPFDCWLITRGIKTLPLRLKQQMANAAALADQLAGHAKVNWVRYPHRSDHPQHQVAIRQMRAGGAILTVSFNASQEQTYALCKQLRWFTMAESLGGIESLICHPATMTHAAVSAEVKAKLGIDDGLVRFSVGCEDLADLQADLDQALELLA
- the psbC gene encoding photosystem II reaction center protein CP43, which codes for MVTLSNPGLGATGGKDLPSTGYAWWSGNARLINLSGRLLGAHVAHAGLMVFWAGAMMLFEVSHFTFDKPMYEQGFICMPHVATLGYGVGPGGEVTDLFPFFVVGVLHLISSAVLGLGGLYHALRGPEILENYSSFFSQDWRDKNQMTNIIGYHLILLGVGCLLLVFKAMFFGGVYDTWAPGGGDVRMITNPTLDPGVIFGYLFRAPFGGEGWIIGVNSMEDIIGGHIWLGLTLIFGGIWHAITKPFGWVRRAFIWNGEAYLSYSLGALSFMSFIASAYIWFNNTAYPSEFWGPTNAEASQAQSFTFLVRDQRLGANIGSAMGPTGLGKYLMRSPTGEIIFGGETMRFWDFRGPWLEPLRGPNGLSLDKLQNDIQPWQVRRAAEYMTHAPNASINSVGGIITEPNSVNYVNLRQWLGATQFVLAFFFLVGHLWHAGRARAAAAGFEKGIDRKAEPVLGMPDLD